Proteins encoded in a region of the Moritella marina ATCC 15381 genome:
- a CDS encoding 6-hydroxymethylpterin diphosphokinase MptE-like protein: MNQLNVDIAAQIAALESQQAQRKKQVSLAYEIDAIHAATQPKVDPIALYEANMQAFQDYIPDIYNVFMTYQPAKFELAQVDELLHLVDIDNNFVLGEEYFRDSLIDFEQYRINPKMARLDFIKEADSVADFIHVKYLNQLIRLWSASHEKHKEEFILPEAINMMVCFGLGLGYFLPEMLSKHSVKRLYIYEPENDFFYASLFTLDWAGILKQLDEDGGSIHFCLGANEDEFFTDISNEMMAKGRYDATFNFCYQHYQSEQVNKALEKFNAQNYHIAFGLGFFDDSLLALAHQYHTLNNHIPLLAKTTPLPESETLPVFILGNGPSLDEHIDYIIANREKVILASCGTTLRALYQYGIKPDFHLEMERTKQTYSVLKTIGDDEYVRSIPLLTLNTITPDVTDLFDRQLMGLKAVEPSTYILQNEELGFDKDRLALLTYSNPTVSNLALSYFTQMGFKNIYLFGVDLGFSGEAHHSKKSIYYDDAGDDKLLFDKKALSGFVAPGNHVDEVETTMIFQMSAKGLGELLTFHPDVNCYNLGNGIKIDNTIPAYTADISLPDVALNKVELVDRMLVHYASDTRDLAVQYSAVLAQNVFADFVDEMLALIKPTVETRYDALQQLHQQFILLHSKYDTQHSFLVEMLRGTMQHCHGMIIKVLLLPADAEVGLVAYQQAIDIFTAYLEEAKEKYLRELFKKDNTQLAKDWN, from the coding sequence ATGAATCAATTAAACGTCGATATTGCAGCTCAGATTGCTGCCTTAGAGTCACAGCAAGCACAGCGTAAAAAGCAGGTCAGTTTAGCATATGAAATCGATGCGATTCATGCTGCAACTCAGCCGAAAGTAGATCCTATTGCTTTATATGAAGCCAATATGCAGGCTTTTCAGGATTATATCCCTGATATTTATAACGTATTTATGACCTATCAACCAGCTAAATTCGAATTAGCACAAGTGGATGAGTTGTTACACTTGGTTGATATCGATAATAACTTTGTACTGGGGGAAGAATATTTCCGTGATAGTTTGATTGATTTTGAACAATATCGTATTAACCCTAAGATGGCTCGTCTTGATTTTATTAAAGAAGCTGATTCAGTCGCTGATTTTATTCATGTTAAATATTTGAACCAGTTAATTAGACTTTGGAGTGCTTCTCACGAGAAACATAAAGAAGAATTTATCTTACCTGAAGCAATCAATATGATGGTTTGCTTTGGTTTAGGCTTAGGTTATTTCTTACCTGAAATGCTCAGTAAACATAGCGTTAAACGCTTGTATATTTATGAACCTGAAAATGATTTTTTCTACGCGAGTTTATTTACGCTCGATTGGGCTGGCATTTTAAAACAGCTTGATGAGGATGGCGGCAGCATTCATTTCTGCCTGGGTGCGAATGAAGATGAATTTTTTACTGATATCTCTAATGAGATGATGGCCAAAGGACGTTATGATGCGACGTTTAACTTTTGCTACCAGCATTATCAAAGTGAACAAGTCAATAAGGCATTAGAAAAATTCAATGCCCAGAATTATCATATCGCATTTGGTCTGGGTTTTTTTGATGATTCATTATTAGCGTTAGCACATCAATACCATACCCTCAATAATCATATCCCTTTACTGGCAAAAACAACCCCTTTACCAGAGAGTGAGACACTACCGGTATTTATATTAGGTAATGGCCCATCGCTGGATGAACATATTGATTACATTATAGCGAACCGTGAAAAGGTCATTCTCGCGAGTTGTGGCACGACACTACGCGCCTTATATCAATATGGTATCAAACCTGATTTTCATCTGGAAATGGAGCGAACGAAACAAACCTATTCAGTATTAAAAACGATTGGTGATGATGAATACGTAAGATCGATACCCTTGTTAACATTAAATACGATCACACCTGATGTAACTGATTTATTTGATCGTCAGTTAATGGGCTTGAAAGCGGTGGAACCATCAACTTACATTCTTCAGAACGAAGAACTTGGCTTTGATAAGGATCGTTTGGCGTTATTAACATATTCAAACCCGACTGTTTCCAATCTTGCGCTTTCTTACTTTACCCAAATGGGTTTTAAAAACATTTACTTATTTGGTGTGGATCTTGGCTTTAGCGGTGAAGCGCATCACAGTAAGAAAAGTATTTATTATGATGATGCTGGTGATGATAAATTATTGTTTGATAAAAAAGCCTTGTCTGGTTTTGTTGCCCCCGGTAATCATGTAGACGAAGTTGAAACAACGATGATTTTTCAAATGTCGGCAAAAGGGCTTGGTGAGTTATTAACTTTCCACCCAGATGTAAATTGCTATAACCTAGGTAACGGCATCAAAATTGACAATACGATCCCAGCCTATACTGCAGACATTTCATTGCCTGATGTGGCATTGAATAAAGTCGAGTTAGTTGACCGTATGTTAGTGCACTATGCTTCAGATACCCGAGATTTGGCGGTGCAATACAGCGCGGTGTTAGCGCAAAACGTATTTGCAGACTTTGTTGATGAAATGCTCGCCTTAATAAAGCCGACGGTTGAAACGCGTTATGATGCTCTGCAACAATTACATCAACAATTCATTTTGTTACACAGTAAATATGATACGCAACACTCATTTTTAGTTGAGATGTTACGCGGCACTATGCAGCACTGTCATGGGATGATAATTAAAGTATTATTGTTACCTGCTGATGCTGAAGTGGGGTTAGTCGCTTATCAACAGGCTATTGATATCTTCACTGCCTACTTGGAAGAGGCGAAAGAAAAATACTTGCGCGAACTATTTAAAAAGGATAATACCCAATTAGCTAAAGACTGGAATTAA
- the cyoE gene encoding heme o synthase yields the protein MNTQSLKLTLTPNWRAYYQLTKPKVVALLLLTALVGMVLALPTLPTLSLLVPALVGIGLLSAAAAAYNHILDQRIDAIMTRTHQRPLVQNTLSTTKALVFATGMATIGMATLFIFVNALTAWLTFASLIGYAVIYTMYLKRATPQNIAIGGLAGATPPLLGWTAMTGEVTGQALLLVMIIFIWTPPHFWALAIHKEKEYAKAKIPMLPVTHGAEYTKTLILLYTLLLLPVTWLPWLTQLSGLLYLAGSTILGGCFIYYAYRLKFKPTRKTAFQTFKFSIIHLMILFILLLVDHWVIHY from the coding sequence ATGAATACACAATCCCTTAAATTAACGCTGACACCAAACTGGCGCGCTTATTATCAACTCACCAAGCCTAAAGTGGTGGCGCTGTTACTGCTCACCGCATTGGTCGGTATGGTGCTAGCCCTTCCGACATTACCCACACTGAGTTTATTAGTACCCGCATTAGTAGGGATCGGATTATTGTCTGCAGCCGCTGCGGCTTACAACCATATTCTCGACCAGCGTATTGACGCCATTATGACCCGAACCCATCAGCGTCCATTAGTACAAAATACCCTAAGCACAACAAAAGCCTTGGTCTTTGCCACCGGTATGGCCACCATCGGCATGGCAACACTATTTATCTTTGTGAACGCCTTAACCGCGTGGTTAACCTTTGCCAGTCTGATTGGTTATGCGGTGATTTACACCATGTATTTAAAACGTGCAACACCACAAAATATCGCCATAGGAGGGCTTGCAGGAGCCACGCCTCCACTTCTTGGTTGGACTGCGATGACAGGTGAAGTGACCGGTCAAGCACTGCTACTTGTCATGATCATTTTTATTTGGACGCCGCCGCATTTTTGGGCCTTGGCAATCCATAAAGAAAAAGAATACGCGAAAGCAAAAATCCCCATGCTCCCCGTTACCCATGGCGCGGAATATACTAAAACCCTGATATTGCTTTATACGTTGTTGCTCTTACCGGTGACTTGGTTACCTTGGCTTACCCAGCTCAGCGGTTTACTTTACTTAGCAGGGTCGACCATTTTAGGGGGCTGCTTTATATATTACGCTTATCGCTTAAAATTCAAACCCACGCGTAAAACGGCATTTCAAACATTTAAATTCTCAATCATTCATCTCATGATACTATTTATATTATTGTTAGTTGATCACTGGGTTATTCACTACTAA
- a CDS encoding CinA family nicotinamide mononucleotide deamidase-related protein has translation MRIEFISTGDEVLSGQIVDTNAAWISQQFFDQGRTFTRRHTVADDLASLIDIITETSHRADVVIMNGGLGPTSDDLSAEAAAKAMGVPLTLSQAWYDHLVAKYAKSNRSLSVSNEKQAWLPQGSEVVDNPVGTACGFSFKFNRARFYFTPGVPSEFKHMVAEQILPDIQQRFATVSVPTLIKIKTFGISESVLNEQLQALNLPDSITLGFRVDFPMVEIKLLSTNSADLQQARARVVAEIADFILFEGDFSFAEYLQKMMLDKGKTLSLAESCTGGMIASELIAVAGSSGYLDSSHVTYSNESKSRLVNVKQTTLANHGAVSIEVAAEMAEGAMLNAGVDFGIAVSGIAGPGGGSDEKPVGTVAFALSSKTGTYSQLLFIPRWSRQGIRTVALYIALDMLRRALLGLDLAAEFGSVERRDERVEEK, from the coding sequence ATGCGTATTGAATTTATTAGTACTGGTGATGAAGTATTATCAGGTCAAATTGTCGACACCAATGCGGCGTGGATATCACAACAGTTTTTTGACCAAGGTCGAACGTTCACTCGTCGTCATACGGTTGCTGATGATTTAGCCTCGCTGATCGATATTATCACTGAAACCAGCCACCGTGCTGACGTGGTGATCATGAATGGTGGTTTAGGGCCGACATCTGACGATTTAAGTGCTGAGGCCGCCGCAAAAGCAATGGGTGTACCATTAACGTTATCGCAAGCATGGTACGACCATTTAGTCGCTAAATATGCAAAATCGAATCGTAGCCTATCTGTGAGTAATGAAAAACAAGCTTGGTTACCGCAAGGGAGTGAAGTGGTTGATAATCCAGTGGGTACGGCATGTGGTTTTAGCTTCAAGTTTAACCGCGCACGCTTTTATTTTACGCCTGGTGTGCCAAGTGAATTTAAGCATATGGTAGCAGAGCAAATATTACCGGATATTCAACAACGTTTTGCGACGGTGAGCGTGCCGACTTTAATCAAAATTAAAACCTTTGGTATTTCTGAATCGGTACTGAATGAGCAATTGCAGGCGTTAAACCTACCGGATTCAATTACCTTGGGTTTTAGAGTTGATTTTCCCATGGTAGAAATCAAACTACTGTCGACTAACAGTGCTGATTTGCAGCAGGCAAGGGCACGAGTTGTTGCAGAAATAGCTGATTTCATTCTCTTTGAAGGTGACTTTTCGTTTGCTGAATATTTGCAAAAAATGATGTTAGATAAAGGTAAGACCTTGTCGCTTGCAGAGTCATGTACTGGTGGCATGATAGCGAGTGAATTAATTGCCGTAGCTGGTAGCTCCGGTTATCTCGATTCAAGCCATGTGACTTATAGCAATGAATCTAAAAGCCGTTTAGTGAATGTGAAACAAACGACACTGGCTAACCATGGTGCAGTATCAATCGAAGTTGCAGCCGAGATGGCTGAGGGCGCAATGCTCAATGCTGGTGTTGATTTTGGGATCGCGGTTTCAGGTATTGCTGGCCCTGGTGGCGGCAGTGATGAGAAACCGGTTGGTACGGTTGCTTTTGCATTGTCCAGTAAAACAGGGACTTATAGTCAGTTGTTATTTATCCCTCGTTGGAGCCGTCAAGGTATCCGTACGGTGGCGTTATATATCGCATTGGATATGTTGCGACGGGCGTTATTAGGATTAGATTTAGCGGCAGAGTTTGGTTCTGTAGAGCGCCGAGATGAACGTGTCGAGGAGAAATAA
- a CDS encoding L-serine ammonia-lyase yields the protein MISVFDIYKIGIGPSSSHTVGPMKAAKQFIDDLRATGKIREVTQITVDVHGSLSLTGKGHHTDIAIIMGLAGNLPETVDIDAIPEFIHRVEQTRRLTIGLQCHTVDFPASAMNFIDEPLALHENGLKIHAYIDGEVSFTKTYYSTGGGFIVDEENFGLTQGETADVKYPFNSAAQLVQHCQDNALSISALMAENEKSFRTEQETHHLFSGIWTAMAEAIERGCKTEGLLAGPLRVPRRAAALKRQLEASDGFNTDPMTIIDWVNMFALAVSEENAAGGRVVTAPTNGAAGIIPAVLAYYNKFIRPLTRDEYTKFYLASGAIGILYKTNASISGAEVGCQGEVGVSCSMAAAGLAELMGASASQVCQAAEIGMEHNLGLTCDPVGGQVQVPCIERNAIAAVKAINSSRMAMRRTSEPCVSLDKVIETMYETGKDMNAKYRETSQGGLAIKVLNVGDIKKAHTCT from the coding sequence ATGATCAGTGTATTCGATATCTACAAAATTGGTATTGGTCCATCAAGTTCTCATACTGTTGGTCCAATGAAAGCTGCCAAACAATTTATCGACGACCTACGAGCGACAGGGAAGATCCGCGAAGTCACTCAAATCACAGTGGATGTGCATGGTTCATTATCGTTGACTGGTAAAGGTCACCACACTGATATTGCTATCATCATGGGTTTAGCAGGTAACTTGCCTGAAACTGTTGATATTGATGCAATCCCAGAGTTTATTCACCGTGTTGAACAAACACGTCGTTTAACGATCGGTCTACAATGTCATACTGTTGATTTTCCCGCTTCAGCGATGAACTTTATCGATGAACCACTTGCACTTCACGAAAATGGTTTGAAAATTCATGCTTACATCGATGGCGAAGTTTCATTCACAAAAACTTACTACTCTACGGGTGGTGGTTTCATCGTTGACGAAGAAAACTTCGGCCTAACACAAGGTGAGACAGCTGACGTTAAATACCCATTTAACAGTGCCGCACAACTAGTTCAACACTGCCAAGATAACGCATTATCTATCAGTGCATTAATGGCTGAGAATGAAAAATCATTCCGCACAGAACAAGAAACGCATCACCTGTTTTCAGGTATTTGGACTGCAATGGCTGAAGCGATTGAGCGCGGTTGTAAAACTGAAGGTTTACTTGCTGGTCCATTACGTGTACCACGTCGTGCAGCAGCGCTTAAACGCCAATTAGAAGCAAGCGATGGTTTTAATACTGACCCAATGACTATCATTGATTGGGTTAACATGTTTGCCCTTGCTGTAAGTGAAGAAAATGCTGCCGGTGGCCGTGTTGTTACAGCACCAACAAATGGTGCTGCAGGTATCATTCCAGCGGTATTAGCATACTATAATAAGTTTATCCGTCCGTTAACACGTGATGAATACACTAAGTTCTACCTTGCATCTGGTGCTATTGGTATCCTATACAAAACTAACGCATCTATCTCAGGCGCGGAAGTCGGCTGTCAAGGTGAAGTAGGCGTGTCATGTTCAATGGCAGCAGCTGGTCTTGCAGAACTAATGGGTGCAAGCGCATCACAAGTTTGTCAAGCCGCTGAGATCGGTATGGAACATAACTTAGGCTTAACTTGCGACCCTGTTGGTGGCCAAGTACAAGTGCCTTGTATCGAACGTAACGCGATTGCAGCAGTTAAAGCTATCAACTCTTCACGTATGGCAATGCGTCGTACGAGTGAGCCTTGTGTGTCGTTAGATAAAGTTATCGAGACGATGTACGAGACAGGTAAAGACATGAATGCTAAATACCGTGAAACATCACAAGGTGGTTTAGCAATTAAAGTATTAAATGTTGGCGATATCAAAAAAGCCCACACTTGTACTTAA
- a CDS encoding sensor histidine kinase, with the protein MTPLDDNIKPSKDTVDYALILTSAVHDMKNSLCLLLQSIESMSADSSNEQDKQTDTAKLADLHYEVLRLNSGLIQVLSLYRDEKDQLPLNIAECFIADYFTEFCIKNQLYSDSHDIEINVNIDPDLAWYCDYNLISYLLSDVFINALRYSKGKILVTANQVNNQLEIEIADNGDGYPDSMLQAQHNSMSALSCKQGRTGLGLYFARLIANAHVIKGKKGHILLKNGGELGGGIFTLILP; encoded by the coding sequence ATGACACCATTAGACGATAACATTAAACCAAGCAAAGACACAGTTGATTATGCCCTGATCCTGACATCTGCGGTGCATGATATGAAAAACTCATTATGCCTATTATTGCAATCCATTGAATCTATGTCTGCAGATAGTAGCAACGAGCAAGATAAACAAACCGATACAGCCAAACTAGCTGATTTACACTATGAAGTTTTACGGCTTAACAGCGGATTAATTCAAGTGTTGTCACTCTATCGCGATGAAAAAGATCAACTGCCCTTAAATATTGCGGAATGTTTTATCGCTGATTACTTCACTGAATTTTGCATTAAGAATCAGCTGTACAGTGACAGTCATGATATCGAGATTAACGTTAATATTGACCCCGATCTTGCTTGGTACTGCGATTATAATTTAATTAGTTACTTATTATCAGACGTCTTTATCAACGCCTTACGTTATAGTAAGGGCAAGATCTTAGTGACAGCTAACCAGGTTAATAATCAACTGGAAATAGAGATTGCCGACAACGGTGATGGCTACCCAGATAGCATGTTACAAGCCCAGCATAACTCAATGTCAGCGCTAAGCTGTAAGCAAGGACGTACTGGGTTAGGGTTATATTTCGCCCGTTTAATTGCTAATGCACATGTAATAAAAGGTAAAAAAGGGCATATATTGCTAAAGAATGGAGGCGAACTTGGTGGGGGCATTTTTACCTTAATACTACCTTAA
- a CDS encoding wax ester/triacylglycerol synthase family O-acyltransferase → MKALTLPDMGFLYCETVSRPNHVAAMQVFDIPDNYQGDYGEDLYQQLMQFTQIEKPFNYKLHTAYSGLMYWQEDDHIDLDYHVRQVRLPNAGDREQLLEYIEHAHSNLMDRNRPLWEMHLISGLANDQFAVYLKMHHAFTDGVKANSILLSYLTPQAEGSLKAFWTQTGFESDQPDTEVKASMVNKLKQSSAVLTKQVRAIPSILGLGSKLILQGVNIYKANIITPFTSPKTPFSISPKRARRASTSILPLLRVRNIGKIAGTTINDVVVCICDIALHRYLSDLNYQLKQPLTAQIPVSLRDINDTTSNNRIAITMIELAHSSATPLTRLMAIKEACNKLKQETTLLSDEALTSYTLVSQGLAVISELLNLDNVLPPVGNVLISNVPGPRKPMYMMGAKMQECFPLSALPPGMSLNITLYSYMNNINVGLIACRSNLPNLNKLSNYIHDAFTELEQVVMNSAIDIVSEQIARLDKDDILSNSMHELINVINDNACSTVVLDTAKKPVLTKKEDHQKSSKRRIVKVVKQTDDMIS, encoded by the coding sequence ATGAAAGCACTCACTCTACCCGACATGGGATTTCTGTATTGCGAAACGGTATCACGCCCAAATCATGTTGCTGCAATGCAAGTTTTTGATATACCAGATAACTATCAAGGCGATTATGGTGAAGATCTTTATCAACAACTAATGCAGTTTACCCAAATAGAAAAACCATTTAATTACAAACTACATACAGCCTATTCTGGATTAATGTATTGGCAAGAGGATGACCATATTGACCTAGATTACCATGTTCGCCAGGTCCGCCTACCCAACGCTGGCGACAGAGAGCAATTGCTTGAATACATAGAGCACGCTCACTCAAATCTGATGGATCGAAACCGGCCATTATGGGAAATGCATTTAATTTCAGGGCTTGCTAACGACCAATTTGCCGTCTACCTTAAAATGCACCATGCATTTACTGACGGCGTTAAAGCCAATAGCATTCTGCTAAGTTATTTAACACCACAGGCCGAGGGATCGTTAAAAGCATTTTGGACTCAAACAGGTTTTGAGAGTGACCAGCCCGATACTGAAGTCAAAGCGAGCATGGTGAATAAATTAAAACAAAGCAGTGCAGTATTAACGAAACAAGTACGCGCCATTCCATCAATACTTGGTCTTGGTTCTAAGTTAATATTACAAGGCGTGAATATCTATAAAGCGAATATCATCACGCCATTTACTTCACCTAAAACCCCTTTCTCAATCAGCCCAAAACGCGCGCGTCGAGCATCAACCAGCATACTGCCACTATTACGGGTAAGAAATATAGGAAAAATAGCAGGGACAACGATTAATGACGTCGTGGTCTGTATTTGTGATATCGCGTTACACCGCTATTTGTCTGATCTTAACTACCAACTTAAACAACCGCTCACAGCGCAAATTCCGGTGAGCCTACGTGATATAAACGACACGACCTCTAATAACCGCATCGCCATCACCATGATTGAGCTTGCCCACAGTAGTGCAACACCACTTACTCGGCTAATGGCAATTAAAGAGGCCTGTAACAAGTTAAAACAAGAAACCACTTTATTATCAGATGAAGCGTTAACCAGTTATACTCTTGTCAGCCAAGGTTTAGCGGTGATAAGCGAATTATTGAATCTAGATAATGTCTTGCCACCCGTCGGCAATGTGCTGATCTCGAATGTGCCAGGCCCACGTAAACCTATGTATATGATGGGTGCCAAAATGCAAGAATGTTTCCCGCTCTCAGCTTTACCGCCCGGTATGTCACTTAATATCACTTTATACAGTTATATGAATAATATTAATGTCGGCTTGATTGCCTGCCGGTCAAACCTCCCCAATTTGAATAAGTTATCGAATTACATCCATGATGCATTTACTGAGCTAGAGCAAGTTGTCATGAATAGTGCGATAGATATCGTTAGTGAACAAATAGCAAGACTAGACAAAGATGATATATTATCCAATAGCATGCATGAGTTGATTAATGTCATTAACGATAATGCCTGTTCGACCGTAGTGCTCGACACAGCAAAAAAACCAGTGCTAACAAAAAAAGAAGATCATCAGAAAAGCAGTAAAAGACGGATAGTCAAAGTAGTCAAGCAGACTGATGATATGATTAGTTAA
- a CDS encoding Bcr/CflA family multidrug efflux MFS transporter, translating to MKTYFLIPFLALLSALTPLAVDMYLPAMPSIAGDFNVSIEIIQTTLSTYLLGFAIGQLFYGPLADSYGRKPVLICGLVTYLIASIGIVYGDSIEQFKWLRLLQAIGGGAASVVVSSLLRDLFSGSMFSKMMSYVVLSMTLAPLVAPLIGAQLLVWFSWPSIFVALAILTSICLLVSYIGIKETLPKERRVAFNLPQVFRNYGLILRNRKVLGLMLCGGFNVSGMFAFLTASPFVYIEYFGIDAQDYGYLFACNILGMMVVTWMNAKIVMRFGYQQILRAGIIISAVVSVLFWLLNMNLTFGLAGLVVSTVAYISLISLIGSNVMTGVLAEFPHISGTASALSATIRFGFGAISGLVISILHDGTPLPMIMVISGCGILSFLSYFILTERANKDS from the coding sequence ATGAAAACTTATTTTTTAATTCCTTTTCTTGCATTACTATCAGCATTAACGCCGCTTGCTGTTGATATGTATTTACCGGCAATGCCAAGTATTGCCGGTGATTTCAATGTCTCTATTGAGATCATTCAAACCACACTCAGTACCTACTTATTAGGCTTTGCCATTGGCCAACTCTTCTATGGCCCATTAGCGGATAGCTATGGTCGTAAGCCTGTGCTTATTTGCGGACTTGTCACGTATTTGATTGCCAGTATTGGCATTGTCTATGGTGATTCGATTGAACAATTTAAATGGTTACGATTACTGCAAGCTATCGGTGGCGGCGCTGCCTCTGTAGTTGTTAGCTCATTATTGCGCGATCTCTTTTCCGGCTCGATGTTTTCTAAAATGATGTCTTATGTCGTGCTATCAATGACACTTGCTCCTTTGGTCGCGCCGTTAATAGGTGCGCAGTTATTGGTGTGGTTTAGCTGGCCGAGTATTTTTGTTGCCTTGGCGATATTGACATCGATATGCTTGTTGGTGAGCTATATTGGTATTAAAGAAACGTTGCCTAAAGAACGTCGTGTGGCCTTTAATTTACCGCAAGTATTTCGTAATTATGGACTTATTTTACGTAACCGTAAAGTACTTGGCTTGATGCTATGTGGCGGGTTTAATGTTTCCGGCATGTTTGCTTTTTTAACCGCATCGCCGTTTGTTTATATAGAGTACTTTGGTATTGATGCACAAGATTACGGTTATTTGTTTGCGTGTAATATTTTAGGCATGATGGTGGTGACTTGGATGAATGCTAAAATCGTCATGCGTTTTGGTTATCAGCAGATTTTACGTGCGGGTATTATTATTAGCGCTGTGGTGTCGGTATTGTTTTGGTTGTTAAACATGAACCTGACATTTGGTTTAGCTGGATTAGTTGTTTCTACCGTTGCTTATATCTCGTTAATTAGCCTTATTGGTTCAAACGTGATGACAGGGGTATTGGCAGAATTCCCACATATATCCGGTACAGCATCGGCATTATCTGCCACTATTCGCTTTGGTTTTGGCGCGATATCTGGACTCGTGATTAGTATATTACATGATGGCACGCCACTGCCTATGATTATGGTGATCAGCGGTTGTGGGATCCTATCGTTTCTCAGCTATTTTATATTGACGGAAAGAGCAAATAAGGACAGTTAA
- the cysB gene encoding HTH-type transcriptional regulator CysB, translating to MKLQQFRYIVEVLNHNLNVSATAESLYTSQPGISKQVRMLEDELGVQIFERSGKHLTKVTPAGKDIIRIAADILGKVESIKAVASQHTHPSKGTLNISTTHTQARYALPKVIKGFIERYPDVSLNMHQGTPAQISDSVSKGTADFAIATEALHLYSDLVMLPCYHWNRSIIVKPGHPLTKVGKITVEDIAKYSLVTYVFGFTGRSELDCAFDEAGLEPKIVFTATDADVIKTYVKLGIGVGVLATMAFDDEVDDDLVRIDASHLFTSSTTKIGFRKGTFLRTYMYDFMERFAPHLTRDIVDKAIMLKTAEEIDDMFKEIQLPTR from the coding sequence ATGAAGTTACAGCAATTTAGATATATAGTCGAAGTTCTCAATCACAATTTGAATGTGTCTGCGACAGCAGAAAGTCTTTATACTTCGCAACCTGGCATTAGTAAGCAAGTGCGTATGTTAGAAGATGAACTCGGTGTACAAATCTTTGAGCGTAGTGGTAAACACCTCACTAAAGTGACACCTGCTGGTAAAGATATTATTCGTATTGCTGCTGATATTCTTGGCAAGGTTGAAAGTATTAAAGCGGTAGCGAGTCAGCATACCCATCCTTCGAAAGGCACCTTAAATATCTCGACGACGCATACGCAAGCACGTTATGCATTGCCGAAAGTGATTAAAGGTTTTATAGAGCGTTACCCAGATGTGTCATTAAACATGCATCAAGGGACCCCTGCACAGATCAGTGATTCGGTTTCTAAAGGTACTGCTGATTTTGCTATCGCGACTGAAGCGTTGCATCTATACAGTGATCTAGTGATGTTACCTTGTTATCACTGGAATCGCTCTATTATCGTTAAACCGGGTCACCCATTGACGAAAGTGGGTAAGATAACGGTTGAAGATATCGCTAAATATTCACTCGTTACTTATGTGTTTGGTTTTACTGGCCGTTCAGAACTAGATTGTGCCTTTGATGAAGCTGGATTAGAGCCTAAAATTGTATTTACCGCAACCGATGCGGATGTGATTAAAACATATGTGAAATTAGGTATTGGCGTGGGAGTATTGGCGACAATGGCATTTGATGATGAAGTTGATGATGATTTAGTACGTATTGATGCCAGCCATTTATTTACTTCAAGTACGACTAAAATAGGTTTCCGTAAAGGCACTTTCTTGCGTACTTATATGTATGATTTTATGGAACGCTTTGCACCGCATTTAACACGTGACATTGTTGATAAAGCGATCATGTTAAAAACAGCGGAAGAGATTGACGATATGTTTAAAGAGATCCAACTACCAACAAGGTAA